Proteins encoded within one genomic window of Triticum aestivum cultivar Chinese Spring chromosome 2D, IWGSC CS RefSeq v2.1, whole genome shotgun sequence:
- the LOC123053241 gene encoding ABC transporter B family member 29, chloroplastic has translation MAMAMANPAPLPTFSSQSRAFTPNISLRSGRAISRSRALALTATTACSIRLRVRAAKDCSPPPSYPLSEVFPYVAAEWRTIAKGWACAAAAVYCLSRTVPAAGRLPRALAAGVGGGVSAEVSRGVVALAAFASARAAAAYVQQALLWEAALRAVWRLRERAFERLLARDLAFFDGREGMAAGDIAHRITDEADDVADAVYSVLNTIVPTSLQLIAMGTQMVAIDPQLSLVAAMVIPCMSIVIAKLGERLRQISKEAHLSLAMLAAYLNDVLPSMLTVKVNNGEHKEMLRFHELAFVDLKNNLGKKKMKALIPQAVRTTYIAGLVVLCAGSVAVSGTTFDPEGFLSFLTALALFVEPIQDFGKAYNEYKQGEPALERIFDLTRFIPEVRDKPSAVHLNSVKGDIKFHDVTFRYVAGMPPTVDGVNLHIRAGETIAIVGPSGGGKTTLAKLLLRLYHPQSGYIALDNHDIQDIQLQCLRTHIAFVSQDPMLFSGTIAKNIAYGNPVGDINMRKVENAAKIANADEFIKILPEGYDSYVGQRGSSLSGGQKQRLSIARAIYQNSSILVLDEATSALDSRSELLLKEALMNLMASHTVVIIAHRLEMILMADRIVLLEGGKLREVTRSAFLSLDGRFGSPPDVLSRELGEA, from the exons ATGGCCATGGCGATGGCGAATCCTGCACCTCTTCCAACCTTCTCCTCGCAATCCCGAGCATTCACCCCAAACATCTCACTGCGAAGCGGCAGAGCTATATCGCGCTCCCGAGCCCTAGCTCTAACCGCAACGACCGCGTGCTCCATCCGCCTCCGCGTGCGGGCCGCCAAAGACTGCTCGCCCCCGCCGTCGTATCCGCTCTCTGAGGTTTTCCCCTACGTCGCCGCAGAGTGGCGGACCATCGCGAAGGGGTgggcgtgcgccgccgccgccgtgtactGCCTCTCGCGCACGGTGCCCGCCGCGGGGCGCCTTCCGCGCGCTCTGGCCGCCGGCGTAGGCGGGGGCGTATCGGCCGAGGTTTCCAGGGGCGTGGTCGCGCTCGCGGCTTTCGCCTCTGCGCGCGCGGCCGCGGCGTACGTGCAGCAGGCGTTGCTCTGGGAGGCGGCGCTGCGGGCGGTATGGCGCCTCCGGGAGCGCGCCTTCGAGCGTTTGCTTGCGCGTGACCTCGCGTTTTTCGATGGCAGAGAAGGGATGGCCGCAGGAGACATCGCGCACCGGATCACGGATGAGGCGGACGACGTTGCGGACGCTGTGTACTCTGTTCTCAAT ACAATTGTGCCGACAAGCTTGCAATTGATAGCAATGGGTACTCAAATGGTGGCGATAGATCCCCAGCTCTCATTAGTTGCAGCAATG GTAATTCCATGCATGTCCATAGTCATTGCAAAGCTTGGTGAAAGACTCCGTCAAATATCCAAGGAGGCGCATCTTAGCCTCGCCATGCTCGCAGCCTATCTCAACGAT GTACTTCCATCGATGCTCACTGTGAAGGTAAACAATGGGGAGCACAAAGAGATGTTAAGATTCCATGAGTTGGCTTTTGTTGATCTGAAGAATAATTTGGGTAAGAAGAAGATGAAAGCTCTCATACCTCAAGCTGTTCGTACTACATACATTGCAGGCCTGGTAGTGCTTTGTGCTGGTTCAGTAGCAGTTTCTGGAACCACATTTGATCCCGAGGGGTTTCTTTCTTTCCTAACAGCACTTGCTCTTTTTGTTGAGCCTATTCAG GATTTTGGCAAGGCATACAATGAATATAAGCAAGGAGAACCAGCATTAGAACGCATATTTGATTTAACAAGGTTCATCCCTGAG GTGAGGGATAAACCAAGTGCAGTTCACTTAAATTCTGTTAAGGGAGATATTAAGTTCCATGATGTTACATTTAGATATGTTGCTGGTATGCCACCAACAGTAGATGGTGTGAATCTTCATATCAGAGCAGGAGAAACTATTGCTATTGTTGGACCATCTGGTGGAGGGAAAACCACTCTTGCCAAATTACTCCTCCGTCTTTATCATCCACAAAGTG GATATATAGCTCTGGACAACCATGATATTCAAGACATTCAGTTGCAGTGCTTGAGAACACATATTGCGTTTGTTTCACAGGACCCG ATGTTATTTTCCGGTACAATTGCTAAAAATATTGCGTATGGCAACCCTGTGGGAGATATTAATATGAGAAAAGTTGAGAATGCTGCTAAGATTGCCAATGCCGATGAGTTCATTAAGATATTGCCAGAGGGATATGACTCGTATGTAGGACAGAGAGGTTCTAGTTTAAGTGGCGGGCAAAAACAAAG GTTATCTATCGCAAGGGCGATCTACCAGAACTCTTCCATACTGGTACTGGATGAAGCAACGTCTGCTCTGGATAGCAGGTCTGAGCTGCTACTGAAAGAAGCACTGATGAATTTGATGGCAAGCCACACT GTTGTCATCATTGCTCATCGGCTGGAGATGATCCTGATGGCTGATAGAATTGTTTTACTAGAGGGCGGTAAATTGCGAGAGGTCACGAGGTCGGCTTTCTTGTCCCTAGATGGCCGCTTCGGTTCACCACCAGATGTCCTCAGTCGAGAATTAGGAGAGGCTTGA
- the LOC123049370 gene encoding uncharacterized protein, which produces MAPPPLHLPPYLAPTWPSGRPRPAPSLRSPSPLHPFSDLLTEALGAESLDPDDVAMDGVPAVEGWAQSCKRQQHHLQEVDDEADQGFVMPRRTRSGRAFPPPISVIGKGGRPWLTLRAHREDGRLVLRQMRLPSQELLQSCKEDGRFKLFMHPETGGRCVAGAGSRATTAVAQD; this is translated from the coding sequence atggcgcccccaccgctcCACCTCCCGCCCTACTTAGCCCCAACCTGGCCCTCCGGGCGCCCCCGTCCGGCGCCATCATTGAGATCACCGTCACCGCTCCACCCCTTCTCCGACCTCCTCACCGAGGCGCTCGGGGCCGAGAGCTTAGACCCCGACGACGTCGCCATGGACGGCGTCCCCGCGGTCGAAGGCTGGGCCCAGTCTTGCAAGAGGCAGCAACACCACCTCCAGGAAGTCGACGACGAAGCCGACCAAGGGTTCGTGATGCCGAGGCGGACGAGGAGCGGGAGGGCGTTCCCGCCGCCGATATCGGTCATCGGCAAGGGCGGGCGGCCGTGGCTGACCCTCCGGGCGCACCGGGAGGACGGCCGGCTCGTGCTGCGGCAGATGCGGCTGCCGTCGCAGGAGCTGCTCCAGTCATGCAAGGAGGACGGGAGGTTCAAGCTGTTTATGCACCCTGAGACCGGTGGCCGATGCGTCGCCGGCGCGGGATCACGCGCCACAACGGCCGTGGCGCAAGACTAG